The proteins below come from a single Acidobacteriota bacterium genomic window:
- a CDS encoding CarD family transcriptional regulator, protein MNGDRVFHIGDSVVYPNHGVGIIEQISSRTIGLTVEKFYLLKIKSSSLKVMVPFHNVTSVGLRPVIRNGEVQKIVDYLSLIEVASALDWKDRFKENSERMRTGFLLDVATVLKSLLMLGQTKSLSFREKKMLERARYLLVSELAISKACDEVEVEQVLAKALTKCNLRFPELAELAS, encoded by the coding sequence ATGAATGGCGACCGCGTTTTCCACATCGGCGATAGTGTTGTTTACCCTAATCACGGTGTCGGTATTATTGAGCAAATCAGCAGTCGGACGATCGGGCTCACGGTCGAGAAGTTCTATCTCCTGAAGATTAAGTCCAGCAGTCTCAAGGTGATGGTGCCATTCCACAATGTCACCAGCGTCGGGTTGCGCCCGGTGATCCGGAACGGCGAAGTCCAGAAAATCGTCGACTATCTGTCGTTGATCGAAGTGGCCAGCGCCTTGGACTGGAAAGACCGCTTCAAGGAAAACTCGGAGCGAATGCGCACCGGGTTCCTCTTGGACGTGGCAACAGTCCTGAAGAGCCTTCTGATGCTCGGCCAGACCAAGTCGCTTTCATTTCGGGAAAAGAAGATGCTGGAACGAGCCCGCTATTTGCTGGTCAGCGAACTGGCTATTTCGAAGGCCTGCGACGAGGTAGAGGTCGAACAGGTTCTCGCCAAGGCGCTCACGAAGTGTAACCTCCGCTTCCCGGAGCTGGCGGAGTTGGCTTCGTAG
- the greA gene encoding transcription elongation factor GreA, whose protein sequence is MTEHIKKKLKDELEILEHELSYDIPKELKKAVAMGDLSENAEYHMAKQRQEYLKARIRQLGKRLADLSMINMNNIPRDRVGLGSTVTVFDSTKDEEMVYSLVTSEESDVAAGKISTTSPIGRCLLNKKVGDTTQVVSPNGNRELEILKLSTIHDLAEAEAGPQ, encoded by the coding sequence ATGACGGAACACATCAAAAAGAAGCTCAAGGATGAATTGGAGATCCTGGAGCACGAACTGTCTTACGACATCCCCAAAGAGCTGAAAAAAGCAGTAGCCATGGGAGATCTCAGTGAGAACGCCGAGTACCACATGGCGAAGCAGCGCCAGGAGTACCTGAAGGCGCGTATCCGTCAACTCGGCAAGCGGCTGGCCGACCTGTCGATGATCAACATGAACAACATTCCCCGGGACAGGGTGGGCCTCGGTTCCACGGTGACGGTTTTCGACAGCACTAAGGATGAAGAAATGGTCTACTCGCTGGTGACCAGCGAAGAATCCGACGTAGCCGCGGGGAAGATTTCGACGACTTCTCCCATTGGCCGCTGCCTGCTCAATAAGAAAGTCGGCGACACCACGCAAGTCGTTTCGCCGAACGGCAATCGCGAACTGGAGATCCTGAAGCTGTCGACCATCCACGACCTGGCGGAAGCCGAGGCGGGACCGCAATGA
- a CDS encoding CDP-alcohol phosphatidyltransferase family protein, with protein sequence MSWTNGVGRVCGVLLDAIVRFLALTRINPNILTLMGLAVNTYAAFLFGYANGENQRRLFFYAGLVIIGSGFFDLVDGRVARASNQVTRFGGFFDSVVDRYSDASLFFGLLVFYARGNRFFYVVLTALVMISAIMVSYTRARAESLIGTCRVGFMERPERLVLLIIGALFSPVMAPVLWVLAVLSTITVIHRILYTWQRTREMEASPAGRAA encoded by the coding sequence ATGAGTTGGACCAACGGAGTCGGTCGGGTCTGCGGCGTGTTACTCGATGCCATCGTTCGATTCCTGGCTCTCACTCGCATCAATCCCAACATCCTCACGCTGATGGGTCTCGCGGTGAATACCTACGCCGCGTTTCTTTTTGGATACGCCAATGGCGAAAACCAGCGGCGATTATTTTTCTATGCGGGATTGGTCATCATCGGGTCGGGCTTCTTCGATCTCGTCGATGGCCGGGTTGCGCGAGCGTCCAATCAAGTCACGCGATTCGGCGGCTTCTTCGATTCGGTCGTCGATCGCTACAGTGACGCATCGCTATTCTTCGGACTCCTCGTCTTCTACGCCCGCGGCAATCGCTTTTTTTATGTTGTGCTCACCGCCCTGGTGATGATCAGCGCGATCATGGTGAGTTATACGCGCGCCCGGGCCGAGTCCTTGATTGGCACGTGCCGCGTGGGATTCATGGAGCGCCCCGAGCGCCTCGTGCTCCTGATCATCGGCGCGCTTTTCAGTCCGGTGATGGCGCCGGTGCTCTGGGTTCTTGCCGTATTGTCCACGATCACCGTGATCCACCGCATTCTCTACACCTGGCAGCGGACGCGGGAGATGGAAGCGTCACCCGCAGGCCGAGCTGCGTAA
- a CDS encoding isoaspartyl peptidase/L-asparaginase: MPTNPVLVVHGGAWAMPDDVVEAHLTGVRNAAAAGWSVLERGGSSLDAVEAAVVVMEDDETFDAGRGSFLNRDGKVQLDALIMDGGTLRTGGVGCVERIANPVRAARKILSESPHVYFVGEGAERFAAEHGIGLCKNEDLIIPREVERLREYLAQGENHGNDLFAPAISHDTVGAVALDRDGNIAAATSTGGILAKAPGRLGDSSLIGCGCYANNESAAASTTGWGEPIMKLVLAKWAADRVESGSMPEWVAQEAMNYLKQRVNGHGGMILLDAQGRFGIAHNTPRMAWAVRTAEKDESGIHRNQ; encoded by the coding sequence TTGCCAACCAATCCTGTTCTCGTCGTGCACGGCGGCGCGTGGGCAATGCCCGATGATGTTGTCGAAGCTCATCTCACGGGCGTCCGCAATGCCGCAGCAGCAGGATGGAGCGTCCTCGAGCGCGGCGGCTCATCGCTGGATGCGGTCGAAGCTGCGGTCGTGGTCATGGAAGACGACGAGACGTTTGACGCTGGACGCGGTAGCTTCCTGAATCGCGACGGGAAGGTGCAACTCGACGCCCTCATCATGGACGGCGGCACTCTGCGTACCGGCGGCGTCGGTTGCGTCGAGCGAATCGCGAATCCTGTACGCGCCGCCCGCAAAATTTTGAGCGAGAGCCCGCATGTGTATTTCGTGGGCGAAGGCGCAGAGCGCTTCGCCGCCGAGCACGGTATCGGGTTGTGTAAGAACGAAGACCTGATCATTCCGCGTGAAGTCGAGCGGCTTCGGGAATATCTGGCGCAAGGCGAAAACCACGGCAACGATCTTTTTGCTCCCGCCATCTCGCATGACACGGTAGGAGCAGTTGCCCTCGACCGTGATGGCAACATCGCCGCCGCGACATCCACCGGCGGGATTCTCGCGAAAGCCCCCGGGCGACTCGGCGATTCTTCGCTGATCGGCTGCGGCTGCTACGCCAACAACGAAAGCGCAGCAGCGTCGACCACCGGATGGGGTGAGCCCATCATGAAACTCGTCCTCGCCAAGTGGGCCGCCGACCGCGTCGAATCCGGCAGCATGCCGGAGTGGGTCGCGCAGGAAGCAATGAATTATCTGAAGCAGCGCGTCAACGGCCATGGCGGTATGATTCTGCTGGATGCCCAAGGCAGATTCGGCATCGCGCATAACACTCCCCGGATGGCCTGGGCGGTGCGGACGGCAGAAAAAGACGAATCAGGAATTCACCGCAATCAGTAG
- a CDS encoding DUF4440 domain-containing protein — translation MSRRCTVFLGVMVLVTSATFASDSPGLTPAQQEVWKVSQAWLSAYNQRDLDAFARLTADDFFGATDDGILMTKAGLLNRVLTHPPKADQRTNVHDVRVRVNGDTAMVNYRLSLAEEGFDSGKLIFELRRTEVFQKKNSAWVAIAAHDSLLPISHREPVSADPKTFKDYAGEYEHFRPGFIVTYSVEGDHLIDEWKGDKIEAFPMGKDTFFEREDLGWTTFVRDKNGHVTGYVYHYADGQIAAGRKIK, via the coding sequence ATGAGTCGCCGATGCACTGTGTTTCTGGGAGTCATGGTGCTAGTCACGAGTGCTACCTTCGCTTCCGATTCTCCGGGGCTCACGCCGGCGCAGCAGGAAGTATGGAAGGTGAGCCAGGCCTGGCTGAGTGCTTACAACCAACGCGATCTCGACGCGTTTGCCCGCCTCACCGCGGACGATTTTTTCGGCGCCACCGACGACGGCATCCTCATGACAAAGGCCGGGCTTCTTAACCGCGTTTTGACCCATCCACCCAAAGCTGATCAGCGAACGAATGTGCACGACGTCCGTGTGCGGGTAAATGGGGACACAGCGATGGTGAACTATCGGCTGTCCTTGGCCGAGGAGGGCTTCGACAGCGGGAAGCTAATCTTCGAACTTCGCCGCACGGAGGTTTTTCAGAAGAAGAATAGCGCCTGGGTGGCGATCGCCGCCCACGACAGCCTCTTGCCGATCAGCCACCGAGAGCCTGTAAGCGCTGACCCCAAGACGTTTAAGGACTATGCGGGTGAATACGAGCATTTTCGCCCGGGGTTCATCGTCACCTACTCCGTCGAGGGCGATCACCTGATCGACGAATGGAAAGGCGACAAGATCGAGGCGTTCCCCATGGGTAAGGATACGTTCTTCGAGCGTGAGGATCTCGGCTGGACGACCTTTGTGCGAGACAAGAACGGCCATGTCACGGGCTACGTCTACCACTATGCCGACGGCCAAATAGCGGCGGGAAGGAAAATCAAGTAG
- a CDS encoding nuclear transport factor 2 family protein: MTRILFLAVAFLGSAAYGQSPKTDAPQPEPNRARPLSQAQKAVWAAEESMHRYEQQRDTKRFLALWNENFVGWPDYEPLPVRKSAIESVVVEDFQKPQASGPALPAPKPEAIGIFGDVAVTHYFWPEADQTSPTVFRATHTWQKGPAGWHIIGGMSCEVPRGSGSAAAAKSDDVSTLDAIIAASYEALSGPPGTPRQWARYFSLLDPQARLVSASVDAATGQPKIVRWNREEYAAAASEYLVKTGFVDRGLGCVTNQYGNVAAIRCGFEGLEESKLVERGVANYQLYNDGKRWWITSVVWDQERPGNPIPAELLTKK; this comes from the coding sequence ATGACAAGAATCTTGTTTCTCGCAGTAGCTTTTCTCGGCAGTGCAGCCTATGGACAGTCTCCGAAAACAGATGCACCACAACCTGAGCCGAATCGAGCGCGACCATTGTCTCAGGCCCAAAAGGCAGTGTGGGCTGCCGAAGAGAGTATGCACCGCTACGAGCAACAAAGAGACACGAAACGGTTCCTCGCGTTGTGGAACGAGAATTTTGTCGGATGGCCCGACTACGAACCGCTCCCAGTTCGAAAATCTGCAATTGAGTCGGTCGTGGTGGAGGATTTCCAGAAACCGCAGGCATCCGGCCCAGCACTGCCGGCCCCGAAGCCGGAAGCAATCGGCATATTCGGCGACGTCGCGGTCACGCACTATTTCTGGCCGGAAGCCGATCAAACATCACCCACTGTTTTTCGGGCGACGCACACCTGGCAGAAAGGACCAGCAGGCTGGCACATCATCGGCGGCATGTCATGCGAGGTGCCGCGCGGCAGCGGCTCAGCGGCAGCGGCGAAATCGGATGACGTGAGCACTCTCGACGCGATCATTGCCGCCAGCTACGAAGCCCTGTCGGGTCCGCCCGGCACGCCTCGTCAGTGGGCGCGGTACTTCAGCTTGCTGGATCCGCAGGCGCGACTGGTGTCGGCCTCGGTGGATGCCGCAACGGGGCAACCCAAAATCGTCCGTTGGAACCGTGAAGAGTACGCTGCGGCAGCCAGCGAATATCTCGTGAAGACTGGATTTGTCGATCGTGGGCTCGGCTGTGTCACCAACCAGTATGGCAATGTAGCGGCCATACGGTGCGGTTTCGAGGGACTGGAAGAATCAAAATTGGTGGAACGCGGAGTGGCCAACTACCAGCTCTACAACGACGGCAAGCGCTGGTGGATTACCTCGGTAGTGTGGGATCAGGAACGCCCGGGGAACCCGATTCCCGCAGAACTGCTGACCAAGAAGTAG
- a CDS encoding beta-lactamase family protein has protein sequence MKLPGIVLVGSVVLGLAVTALAQTQRDDVLSAKVDEVVRAQMHEQKIPGVSLAVVRDGKIIKATGYGLANVELDVPMAPEMLLHTESLAKAFTATAVMMLVEEGKIGLDDKVAKYLPEAPALWNEVTIRRLLTHTSGIRDYFGEDGDPTADLHRGFTEDELVRGFVAQTMRFPAGEKWSYCNAGYVILGVVIHRVTGKFWLDFVQERIFDPLGMTATRIISPDDIIKNRVSGYQMLNGGWKNEPWISPDWKTADGMLYTNVFDMAKWDAALYTEKLIKRSSFEQMWTPVKLNNGTTYPYGFAWRIREVNGHRLIQHDGVGPAFTTRIARYVNDRLSIIVFMNLGEDEEAAMPTRLTDNLAAIYIPGLGGPAVKAAGPANTAAVEGDSTQDRPKPHVQIPVIAARPEDVSSPEAIVKADYESISGGVGVPRQWARDLSLYNPNARSFSVDKDSKTGALMIWSPTLQEYADEADAHFVREGFTEHELAHKIHRFGNVATVFSSYEGKFTSTGKLYTRGVNTYQLYYDGKRWWISSVTWDAENYISPIPPELLPKK, from the coding sequence ATGAAACTTCCGGGAATTGTTTTGGTCGGCAGCGTTGTACTCGGGCTGGCTGTGACGGCACTGGCACAAACTCAACGCGATGACGTGTTGTCGGCAAAGGTCGATGAAGTTGTCCGCGCCCAAATGCATGAACAGAAGATTCCGGGCGTCAGCCTGGCCGTAGTACGCGACGGAAAGATCATCAAGGCCACCGGATACGGCCTCGCGAATGTCGAACTGGATGTTCCCATGGCGCCGGAGATGCTCCTTCATACGGAGTCTCTCGCGAAAGCATTCACCGCGACGGCGGTGATGATGCTGGTCGAAGAGGGGAAAATCGGCCTGGACGACAAGGTCGCTAAGTACCTGCCGGAAGCGCCAGCCCTGTGGAACGAAGTCACAATCCGGCGATTGCTCACGCACACGTCCGGCATCCGCGATTACTTCGGGGAAGACGGCGATCCGACAGCTGATCTTCATCGCGGTTTTACGGAAGACGAACTGGTCCGCGGTTTTGTTGCGCAGACCATGCGTTTTCCGGCCGGCGAAAAATGGAGCTACTGCAATGCCGGTTACGTCATTCTGGGAGTCGTGATTCACCGCGTGACTGGCAAATTCTGGCTGGACTTCGTCCAGGAGCGCATCTTCGATCCGCTCGGCATGACTGCCACCAGAATTATCAGTCCCGATGACATCATCAAGAACCGCGTCAGCGGCTACCAGATGCTGAATGGAGGATGGAAAAACGAACCGTGGATTTCACCCGACTGGAAAACTGCGGACGGCATGCTCTACACCAACGTTTTCGACATGGCGAAGTGGGATGCCGCGCTCTACACCGAGAAACTCATCAAGCGCTCCAGCTTCGAACAAATGTGGACGCCGGTCAAACTCAACAACGGCACAACCTATCCCTACGGTTTCGCCTGGCGCATTCGAGAAGTGAACGGACACCGCTTGATTCAGCACGACGGTGTAGGCCCCGCATTCACGACAAGAATTGCCCGGTACGTGAACGACCGGCTCTCCATCATCGTCTTCATGAACCTTGGCGAGGACGAAGAAGCTGCCATGCCTACGCGCCTGACCGACAACTTGGCCGCAATCTACATTCCCGGACTCGGTGGACCGGCGGTGAAAGCGGCTGGCCCGGCGAACACAGCGGCTGTGGAGGGCGATTCCACTCAAGACCGACCAAAACCCCATGTCCAGATACCCGTCATCGCTGCCAGGCCCGAAGACGTGAGCAGTCCCGAAGCGATCGTCAAGGCTGACTATGAATCGATTTCCGGTGGAGTTGGCGTGCCGCGGCAGTGGGCGCGCGACCTGTCCCTCTATAACCCCAATGCAAGGTCTTTTTCCGTGGACAAGGATTCGAAGACCGGTGCGCTGATGATATGGAGCCCCACTCTGCAAGAGTATGCAGACGAGGCGGATGCGCACTTTGTACGCGAAGGCTTCACCGAGCACGAACTGGCTCACAAAATCCACCGCTTCGGGAACGTCGCTACGGTCTTCAGCAGTTACGAAGGCAAGTTCACATCGACGGGAAAGCTCTATACCCGCGGCGTCAACACTTACCAGCTCTACTACGACGGCAAGCGCTGGTGGATTTCGTCAGTCACATGGGACGCTGAAAACTACATCAGCCCCATCCCCCCGGAGTTGCTGCCGAAGAAGTAA
- a CDS encoding beta-lactamase family protein: MGVWLQAQPGDELFSPKVDELVRAQMGEQKIPGVSLAVMRDGKIVKTTGYGLANLELNVPVTPESVFHSESVGKTFTAVGVLILVEEGKVGLDDKITKYFPDAPAAWKQVTVRQLLTHTSGITDYAGEFSGKPLVNFRQDYTEDELAHLIAAQPLDFQPGEKRMYSNSGYMLLGPLIRRVTGKNWADFLQERIFGPLGMTSTRVISESDIIPNRTSGYHLVNGQWKNIDWIAPSLNTTADGTQYTNVLDMAKWDEALSTEKILKRTTIDQMWVPIKLNNGTIFPQGLCFRIDDVNGHRLAWKDGVFQGYTTIMSRYLDDHLTVVVLTNLGEDETIPRRIADRVAAIYIPALTLGSR; the protein is encoded by the coding sequence ATGGGTGTGTGGCTACAGGCACAGCCCGGCGACGAGCTATTTTCCCCGAAGGTAGACGAGTTGGTACGGGCGCAAATGGGCGAACAGAAAATTCCCGGCGTCAGTCTGGCGGTGATGCGCGACGGCAAGATCGTCAAAACAACGGGATATGGCCTGGCGAATCTCGAGTTGAACGTCCCGGTAACGCCGGAGTCAGTCTTCCACTCGGAATCCGTGGGCAAGACGTTTACCGCGGTCGGTGTATTGATCCTGGTCGAAGAGGGCAAGGTCGGGCTGGACGACAAAATCACAAAATACTTTCCCGATGCGCCTGCGGCCTGGAAACAAGTGACTGTCCGGCAGTTGCTGACGCACACGTCAGGGATCACGGACTACGCCGGCGAATTCTCCGGCAAGCCGCTCGTCAACTTCCGGCAGGACTATACGGAAGACGAACTGGCCCATTTGATTGCGGCCCAACCACTGGATTTTCAGCCGGGCGAGAAACGCATGTACAGCAACAGCGGCTACATGCTCCTGGGGCCGCTCATCCGTCGCGTCACCGGGAAAAATTGGGCTGACTTTCTGCAAGAGCGCATCTTTGGCCCTCTTGGCATGACGTCCACCCGGGTGATCAGTGAATCCGACATCATCCCGAACCGCACAAGCGGCTACCACCTGGTCAACGGGCAATGGAAGAACATCGACTGGATCGCTCCGTCGCTGAATACCACAGCCGATGGCACGCAGTATACGAATGTCCTCGACATGGCGAAATGGGATGAGGCACTCTCCACCGAGAAGATTCTGAAACGCACGACGATCGATCAAATGTGGGTTCCGATCAAGCTCAATAACGGAACGATCTTCCCGCAAGGTCTCTGTTTCAGGATCGACGACGTCAATGGACATCGCCTGGCATGGAAGGACGGAGTGTTTCAGGGATACACCACGATCATGTCACGGTATCTCGACGATCATCTGACAGTCGTCGTGCTCACCAACCTAGGCGAGGACGAAACCATTCCTCGTCGCATCGCCGACAGGGTGGCGGCGATTTATATTCCGGCGTTGACCCTCGGGTCTCGCTAA
- the hemL gene encoding glutamate-1-semialdehyde 2,1-aminomutase → MTRKTEQSRKLQKRAEQLIPGGVNSPVRAFRAVGGDPLYIVRGQGAHIWDADGNEYVDYIGSWGPLILGHAAPTVVEAVVSAARNGTSFGASTPAEADLAELVISAFPHMQKVRFVSSGTEATMTAIRLARAYTKRKYIVKFEGCYHGHADALLVKAGSGVATLGIPGSAGVPEEFTQFTLALPFNDIEALEVAFKKFRHQIAAVIVEPVVGNMGCVPPARGYLEALRAITSHDKALLIFDEVMTGFRLAFGGAQELYAIEPDITTMGKIIGGGLPVGAYGAPSEIMDMVAPLGPMYQAGTLSGNPLAMAAGFATLRYLRDHKDIYAKLEKLAAEVVTGVSAAAKDAGITLCSNRVGSMFTWFFAPGPVTDWTSAAKSDTEAFGRFFRAMLESGIYLPPSQFEAAFMGAAHNEHDVQQTIAAAKQAFAMVTA, encoded by the coding sequence ATGACCCGTAAAACAGAGCAGTCGCGCAAGCTTCAGAAGCGCGCCGAACAGCTCATCCCTGGAGGAGTGAATTCTCCGGTGCGCGCCTTTCGCGCGGTGGGCGGCGATCCGCTCTACATCGTGCGCGGCCAGGGCGCCCACATCTGGGACGCCGACGGCAACGAATATGTCGACTACATCGGATCCTGGGGTCCGCTGATTCTTGGCCATGCTGCTCCTACGGTCGTTGAAGCGGTTGTCTCCGCAGCTCGCAATGGAACGAGCTTTGGTGCGTCCACGCCGGCGGAAGCCGATCTCGCAGAACTGGTCATTTCCGCATTCCCGCACATGCAGAAGGTTCGCTTCGTAAGTTCCGGCACGGAAGCAACCATGACGGCGATCCGCCTGGCGCGTGCCTACACGAAACGCAAATACATCGTGAAGTTCGAAGGCTGCTATCACGGACACGCCGACGCACTGCTGGTCAAAGCCGGATCGGGTGTCGCCACCCTCGGTATCCCTGGCTCGGCGGGCGTTCCCGAGGAATTCACGCAGTTCACACTGGCGCTGCCCTTCAACGACATCGAGGCGCTGGAAGTTGCCTTCAAAAAATTCCGCCACCAGATCGCCGCGGTGATCGTGGAACCAGTTGTCGGCAACATGGGATGTGTTCCTCCCGCCCGCGGATATCTGGAAGCCCTGCGCGCCATCACTTCGCATGACAAAGCGCTGCTGATTTTCGACGAAGTGATGACCGGCTTCCGCCTCGCGTTCGGCGGAGCACAGGAGTTGTACGCGATCGAACCTGATATTACGACCATGGGTAAGATCATTGGCGGCGGCTTGCCGGTCGGCGCCTACGGAGCTCCCAGCGAGATCATGGACATGGTGGCTCCGCTCGGCCCCATGTACCAGGCAGGAACACTCTCGGGAAATCCGCTCGCGATGGCTGCGGGATTTGCCACGTTGCGCTACTTGCGTGATCACAAAGACATCTATGCGAAGTTGGAAAAGCTCGCTGCCGAGGTAGTAACGGGAGTGTCCGCCGCCGCAAAAGATGCCGGCATCACCCTGTGTAGCAACCGCGTGGGATCGATGTTTACCTGGTTCTTTGCTCCCGGCCCGGTCACCGATTGGACGTCAGCGGCGAAGTCCGATACCGAAGCTTTTGGACGCTTCTTCCGCGCCATGCTGGAGAGCGGCATCTACCTGCCACCGTCGCAATTCGAAGCCGCCTTCATGGGTGCGGCCCACAATGAGCATGACGTGCAACAAACGATTGCGGCGGCGAAGCAGGCGTTTGCGATGGTGACGGCGTAG
- a CDS encoding DUF885 domain-containing protein — protein MAQTSSSSAGANAKFAKLSEEFIHETLALSPASASQAGYHQHIDPKTGKTIALDALLDDLSPAGIEEQRRVYAHWRERFRAETPLKSLGVEDAADWQLIDDQIGLSLLEFDRIQNYRHNPTVYVELLGSALFQPLTDEYAAKDVRVGHVLSRIAAIPRFLDQARSQLVDADPIFIKVAIEENEGNVDLIQSTVAAAIPTGWKLKAQYDQVAPPAMEALKKFSSWLQDDLSKHKTDRTWRLGKDLYAEKFRLVMETPVTPGQVLADAERDLKKSRAEMLQIALPLHKQYFPDHDDHASLSPQERENKVISEVLHKISEDRPKRDDLLQTVKDDLAGIRQFIVDKKIVSLKSRDNLKVIPTPPFMRGIYSVAGFHSAPPLDPNAEAQYWVTPIDPKTPDEKAESKLREYNNWVLQWLTIHEALPGHYVQAEHANEVQPVTRRLARAIYGNGAYVEGWAEYIAQVMMEEGYAGRDPRYRLSYLKVWLRAVGNTILDVRMQTMNMTDEEAMSFMMNDAFQTRAEAEGKLQRAKLSSTQLPTYYVGTSEWWRLRRAYQSAKGKDFTLADFHDRALDQGALPVPWLGNILLPK, from the coding sequence ATGGCACAAACGTCCAGTTCCTCCGCCGGGGCTAACGCAAAATTTGCCAAGCTGAGTGAAGAGTTCATTCACGAGACGCTGGCGCTTTCGCCTGCCAGCGCCTCACAGGCTGGATACCACCAGCACATCGATCCCAAAACTGGAAAGACTATCGCGCTCGACGCCTTGCTCGACGACTTAAGTCCCGCTGGCATCGAAGAACAGCGCCGCGTCTATGCACACTGGCGCGAACGCTTTCGCGCCGAGACGCCGCTCAAGTCGCTTGGCGTCGAGGACGCTGCTGATTGGCAACTGATCGACGACCAGATCGGCCTCAGCCTGCTCGAATTCGACCGCATCCAGAATTACAGGCACAATCCGACGGTCTACGTGGAACTGCTGGGCAGCGCACTCTTTCAGCCGCTCACCGATGAGTATGCAGCCAAGGACGTTCGCGTCGGCCACGTTCTCTCGCGCATCGCAGCGATCCCGCGCTTTCTCGACCAGGCGCGCAGCCAGTTGGTTGATGCCGACCCCATCTTTATCAAGGTCGCGATCGAAGAAAATGAAGGCAACGTCGATCTGATTCAGAGCACAGTCGCTGCCGCCATTCCCACTGGATGGAAATTGAAGGCACAGTACGATCAAGTCGCCCCTCCGGCGATGGAAGCGCTCAAGAAATTTTCCAGCTGGCTTCAGGACGATCTTTCAAAGCACAAAACCGACCGAACCTGGCGCTTGGGAAAAGACCTCTACGCAGAAAAATTCCGCCTCGTCATGGAGACGCCGGTCACGCCCGGCCAGGTTCTGGCGGATGCGGAACGCGATCTGAAGAAGTCGCGCGCGGAGATGCTCCAGATCGCGCTGCCCCTGCACAAACAATATTTTCCCGACCACGATGATCACGCGAGCCTAAGTCCTCAGGAGCGAGAGAACAAAGTCATCAGCGAAGTGCTGCACAAGATCTCCGAGGATCGCCCGAAACGCGACGACTTGCTGCAGACGGTGAAAGACGATCTGGCCGGCATCCGGCAATTTATCGTCGACAAGAAAATTGTGTCGCTGAAATCACGCGACAACCTGAAGGTAATTCCGACGCCGCCCTTCATGCGCGGCATTTATTCGGTGGCCGGCTTCCACTCAGCGCCGCCGCTCGATCCGAATGCAGAAGCGCAGTACTGGGTCACCCCGATTGATCCGAAAACGCCCGACGAAAAAGCCGAGTCGAAGCTGCGCGAGTACAACAACTGGGTGCTGCAGTGGCTCACCATTCACGAAGCGCTGCCCGGTCACTATGTGCAGGCCGAGCACGCCAATGAAGTCCAGCCGGTCACCCGGCGGCTCGCGCGCGCCATCTACGGCAACGGAGCCTACGTCGAAGGCTGGGCCGAATATATCGCGCAGGTCATGATGGAGGAAGGATATGCCGGCAGGGATCCGCGCTATCGACTGAGCTATCTGAAAGTGTGGCTGCGCGCCGTCGGCAATACGATTCTCGATGTCCGCATGCAAACCATGAACATGACGGACGAAGAAGCCATGTCGTTCATGATGAACGACGCCTTCCAGACCCGTGCCGAAGCGGAAGGAAAATTACAGCGCGCCAAGTTGAGTTCCACGCAGTTGCCGACTTACTACGTCGGGACAAGCGAATGGTGGCGCCTGCGTCGTGCCTATCAATCCGCTAAAGGTAAAGACTTCACACTCGCTGATTTCCATGACCGCGCCTTGGATCAGGGCGCGCTGCCGGTACCGTGGCTGGGGAATATTTTGTTGCCGAAATGA